In Arcobacter ellisii, a genomic segment contains:
- a CDS encoding tyrosine-type recombinase/integrase yields MKKKKFTKIRENITEIEYQKLLTYLNGKEDLTTNTKNNLRRTFILLYFTGMRINEVKQLKVKDINTIFEKEELIIVTHKTRKERKLFFSKEAIKQIKKHFLFNDNSKDEDFIITTKGNPLKTPSSSTFIAKVNCFIQEVLGHRYSSHSFRAGIITDMSKSINPKFIKEFIGHSDIKTTMRYIRPTDKDLKKCLIR; encoded by the coding sequence ATGAAAAAGAAAAAATTCACTAAAATTAGAGAAAATATAACTGAAATTGAGTACCAAAAACTATTAACCTACCTAAATGGAAAAGAAGATTTAACTACTAACACTAAAAACAATCTAAGAAGAACATTTATACTATTGTATTTTACAGGTATGAGAATTAATGAAGTTAAACAATTAAAAGTAAAAGATATAAATACAATCTTTGAAAAAGAGGAGTTAATTATAGTTACTCATAAAACTAGAAAAGAAAGAAAACTATTTTTTTCAAAAGAAGCTATAAAACAAATTAAAAAACATTTTTTATTTAATGATAATTCAAAAGATGAAGATTTTATTATAACAACAAAAGGTAATCCTTTAAAAACTCCAAGTAGTTCAACATTCATTGCAAAAGTAAATTGCTTTATTCAAGAAGTTCTAGGACATAGATATTCTTCTCATTCTTTTAGAGCAGGAATAATAACTGATATGTCAAAATCAATTAATCCAAAATTCATTAAAGAGTTTATTGGTCATAGTGATATAAAAACCACTATGAGATATATTAGACCAACAGATAAAGATTTGAAAAAGTGTTTAATTAGATAA
- a CDS encoding cation transporter, with product MEKTTFEIKKMDCPCEENLLRMKLDVIEEVKNLEFDIPNRKLTVYHIGNISEIESSINDLKLGDTLLSSETTEEVEFKEESGQRKLLWTVLAINFAFFLIEMSTGIISKSMGLVADSLDMLADSFVYGISLLAVGGTIARKNNVSKLAGYFQILLAIIGFIEIVRRFLGDDKMPDFWTMIIVSTFALIANGICLYLFMKSKSEESHMQASMIFTSNDIIINFGVIVSAVLVSVLNSNKPDLIVGAIVFILVIYGAIRILRLTRN from the coding sequence ATGGAAAAGACAACATTTGAAATCAAAAAAATGGATTGTCCATGTGAAGAAAACTTACTCAGAATGAAACTTGATGTTATTGAAGAGGTTAAAAACCTTGAGTTTGATATTCCAAATAGAAAATTAACTGTTTATCATATTGGTAATATTTCTGAAATTGAAAGTTCAATAAATGATTTAAAACTAGGGGATACCCTTTTAAGTAGTGAAACTACAGAAGAAGTTGAGTTTAAAGAAGAAAGTGGACAACGTAAGTTACTTTGGACAGTACTAGCTATTAATTTTGCATTTTTTTTGATAGAAATGTCAACTGGTATTATTTCAAAATCAATGGGACTTGTTGCAGATAGCTTAGATATGCTTGCCGATTCATTTGTATATGGTATTAGTCTATTAGCAGTAGGAGGAACAATTGCAAGGAAAAATAATGTTTCGAAACTTGCTGGATATTTCCAAATTCTACTTGCAATTATAGGATTTATTGAAATTGTTAGAAGGTTTCTTGGTGATGATAAAATGCCTGACTTTTGGACAATGATTATTGTATCAACTTTTGCACTTATAGCAAATGGAATTTGTTTATATCTGTTTATGAAATCTAAAAGTGAAGAATCGCATATGCAAGCTAGTATGATATTCACTTCAAATGATATAATAATTAATTTTGGAGTAATTGTTTCTGCTGTACTTGTGTCAGTGTTAAATTCAAATAAACCAGACTTAATCGTTGGAGCGATAGTATTTATTCTAGTAATTTATGGTGCAATTAGAATATTAAGGCTTACGAGAAACTAA
- a CDS encoding LysE family translocator, with translation MGLAAIFKHSPTLYIVVKLLGAAYLIYLGIKYFKSSFKNDEVAEVKKTSYKPLHRIFFESILIEITNPKIALFFIAFLPQFVNPEIGSVSFQLLIFGIIVVVTAIPCDMLVAIFSSKISSLIKESKKAQQVQERVSASILFALGSYIGIKELRSI, from the coding sequence ATAGGATTAGCTGCTATATTTAAACATTCTCCTACTTTATATATTGTAGTGAAGCTTTTAGGTGCAGCATATTTAATATATTTGGGAATTAAGTATTTTAAATCAAGTTTTAAAAATGATGAAGTTGCAGAAGTAAAGAAAACTAGTTATAAACCTTTACATAGAATATTTTTTGAAAGTATTTTAATAGAGATAACTAATCCAAAAATAGCATTATTTTTTATTGCATTTTTACCTCAATTTGTAAATCCTGAAATTGGTTCTGTTTCATTCCAATTATTAATTTTTGGGATAATTGTAGTAGTTACAGCAATACCTTGTGATATGTTAGTTGCAATATTTTCTAGTAAAATTTCTTCACTTATAAAAGAGAGTAAAAAAGCACAACAAGTACAAGAAAGAGTTTCTGCTTCAATTTTATTTGCTTTAGGCTCTTACATTGGTATTAAAGAATTAAGAAGTATTTAG
- a CDS encoding IS3 family transposase, with product MLKQRYGLIVSRRKIQKSLKQLNLKVKMKQRFKVITTTSNHTLPIAPNYVNRDFYSSSTDKVYVGDITYVPTKEGWLYLAVVIDIYSRKVVGWSMRYSLHTSLVNDALLMAIKRRNPNKGLIYHTDRGSQYASYEHKNLLEKYGIIQSMSKKGDCWDNAVAESFFHSLKTELIHHENFLTRKQANEKIFEYIEIFYNRQRLHSSNGYMSPSEFEEKMLRLEMVS from the coding sequence ATTTTAAAACAAAGATATGGACTTATTGTTTCAAGAAGAAAAATCCAAAAATCTCTAAAACAATTGAATCTAAAAGTAAAAATGAAACAAAGATTTAAAGTTATAACAACAACTTCAAATCATACTCTACCAATAGCACCAAATTATGTAAATAGAGATTTTTATAGTTCTTCAACAGATAAAGTTTATGTTGGAGATATTACATATGTTCCAACCAAAGAAGGATGGTTATATCTTGCAGTTGTAATAGATATTTATTCAAGAAAAGTTGTTGGTTGGTCAATGAGATATTCTCTTCATACTTCTTTGGTAAATGATGCACTTTTAATGGCGATAAAAAGAAGAAACCCAAATAAAGGATTAATCTATCATACAGATAGAGGAAGTCAATATGCCTCTTATGAACATAAAAATTTATTAGAAAAATATGGAATTATTCAAAGTATGAGCAAAAAAGGAGATTGTTGGGATAATGCAGTTGCAGAGAGTTTTTTTCACTCTTTAAAAACTGAATTAATTCACCATGAGAATTTTTTAACAAGAAAACAAGCTAATGAAAAAATATTTGAATATATAGAAATTTTTTATAATAGACAAAGATTACATTCATCAAATGGATATATGTCACCAAGTGAGTTTGAAGAGAAAATGTTACGGTTAGAAATGGTTAGTTAA
- a CDS encoding LysE family translocator — MLDFSLYINEFLLVVITMFFATVSPGPDFAFILKQAVTYGKKTSIYTALGIGSAVSIHIFYTIIGIGLIISKSLILFTIVKFLGAGYLIYLGYKSFKSSGFKIDKEKSSEIITIGNKQAFLLGFLCNVLNPKAAFFIISIFTVTISAETPFIVQSIYGLSCILVVSSWYIFLAFVLSQDNIRVFFNKFGKWFDKTVGMILISMGIKVALSK, encoded by the coding sequence ATGTTAGATTTTTCATTATATATAAATGAATTCTTATTAGTCGTAATCACAATGTTTTTTGCAACAGTTAGCCCAGGACCTGATTTTGCGTTTATTTTAAAACAAGCTGTAACTTACGGAAAAAAAACATCTATTTATACAGCACTTGGTATTGGTTCGGCAGTTTCAATTCATATTTTTTATACGATTATAGGAATTGGACTTATTATCTCAAAATCGCTTATATTATTTACTATTGTAAAATTTTTAGGCGCAGGCTATTTAATCTATCTGGGATATAAAAGCTTTAAATCTTCTGGATTTAAAATAGATAAAGAGAAAAGTAGTGAAATAATTACAATAGGAAATAAACAAGCATTTCTTCTTGGATTTTTATGTAATGTTTTAAATCCAAAAGCTGCATTTTTTATTATATCTATATTTACAGTTACAATTAGTGCTGAAACACCATTTATAGTTCAAAGTATTTATGGATTATCATGTATTTTAGTTGTTTCATCTTGGTACATATTTTTAGCATTTGTATTGAGTCAAGATAATATAAGAGTATTTTTCAATAAATTTGGAAAATGGTTTGATAAAACCGTAGGAATGATTTTAATATCTATGGGTATTAAAGTTGCTTTGAGTAAATAA
- a CDS encoding protein-disulfide reductase DsbD N-terminal domain-containing protein translates to MTKKLLVLLSIVIYSFGAKDFVSPDVAIKPSVEIKQNSIDIKLSLYKDIYVYDKKLKVLITKPKKIDLTNYIAKPATENFKGDQVIVKDFSLNVPSTLIKEKIGNVPFNLEVQYQGCSKLGLCYAPTSKTFKFPKIDNIK, encoded by the coding sequence ATTACGAAAAAACTACTCGTACTTTTAAGTATTGTAATCTATAGCTTTGGAGCAAAAGATTTTGTATCGCCGGATGTTGCTATTAAACCAAGTGTAGAAATAAAACAAAATAGCATAGATATTAAACTTTCATTATATAAGGATATATATGTATATGATAAAAAATTGAAAGTATTAATCACAAAGCCTAAAAAGATTGATTTAACAAATTACATTGCTAAACCTGCAACTGAAAACTTTAAGGGTGACCAAGTAATAGTTAAAGATTTTTCATTAAATGTTCCATCTACTTTAATCAAAGAAAAAATAGGCAATGTACCATTTAATTTAGAAGTTCAATATCAAGGTTGTTCTAAGTTAGGGCTTTGTTATGCACCTACAAGTAAAACTTTTAAATTTCCTAAAATTGATAATATTAAGTAA
- a CDS encoding cupin domain-containing protein has protein sequence MIVKKENATNKQFLGVDFVVLAIGEKSMVTKMLYKTTDNVPTHSHQNEQNGYVVSGKYRLKFGNFDEILESGDSYSIPKNVEHSIEILEAGEVVDVFTPIREDYL, from the coding sequence ATGATAGTAAAAAAAGAGAATGCAACTAACAAACAATTTTTAGGAGTAGATTTTGTAGTTTTAGCAATTGGTGAGAAATCAATGGTTACAAAAATGCTTTATAAAACAACTGATAATGTACCAACTCATTCACACCAAAATGAACAAAATGGATATGTAGTTTCTGGAAAATATAGATTAAAATTTGGAAACTTTGATGAAATCTTAGAATCAGGGGATTCATATTCAATTCCAAAAAATGTAGAGCATAGTATTGAAATATTAGAAGCTGGAGAAGTAGTTGACGTATTTACTCCAATTAGAGAGGATTATTTATAA
- a CDS encoding ArsR/SmtB family transcription factor yields the protein MTNTINCVRDKNNDVLVKKAKKDISKNKKNIDYQSKVFALLGSGVRFRIVYLLLNNKELCVCDFCDILEMNQSPISQHLRKLKDAGILENKREKLAIFYFIPDSMREILQLLINSKAKE from the coding sequence ATGACAAATACAATAAACTGTGTCCGAGATAAAAATAATGATGTTTTGGTTAAAAAAGCAAAAAAAGACATTAGTAAAAATAAAAAAAATATTGATTATCAATCAAAAGTTTTTGCTCTTTTAGGTAGTGGAGTTAGATTTAGAATTGTTTATTTACTTTTAAATAATAAAGAACTATGTGTATGTGATTTTTGTGATATTCTAGAAATGAATCAATCTCCTATCTCTCAACACTTAAGAAAATTAAAAGATGCAGGTATTTTAGAGAATAAACGTGAAAAATTGGCAATATTTTATTTCATTCCTGACTCAATGAGAGAAATACTACAACTTTTAATTAATAGCAAAGCAAAAGAGTGA
- a CDS encoding LysE family translocator: MDTTLTTFLITITILTMVPGADTMIMFRNTLRGGIKDGLVSNLGISMGLMFHATLSAIGISAILLYSSTAFMLLKTIGAIYLLWLGFSNIRTYFQSKGKEQKLNVKSSDFLFTRSIKEGFLSNALNPKIVIFYMAFLPQFIDNSGSVLFQSLYLAFFHFCISFIWLSILAYTIVSANGFIMRPNVREKLELFSGAIMVLLGLKLLFEKR; this comes from the coding sequence TTGGATACAACATTAACAACATTTCTTATAACAATAACTATTTTAACTATGGTTCCAGGTGCTGATACAATGATTATGTTTAGAAATACTCTAAGAGGTGGCATTAAAGATGGTCTTGTATCTAATCTTGGGATTAGTATGGGATTAATGTTTCATGCAACACTTTCTGCTATTGGAATATCTGCTATTCTTTTATATTCTTCAACAGCATTTATGCTACTTAAAACAATAGGTGCTATATATTTATTATGGTTGGGATTTTCTAATATTAGAACATATTTTCAATCAAAAGGAAAAGAACAAAAATTAAATGTTAAATCTTCAGATTTTTTATTTACACGTTCTATAAAAGAAGGTTTTTTATCTAATGCATTAAATCCAAAGATTGTAATTTTTTATATGGCATTTTTACCACAGTTTATCGATAATAGTGGTTCTGTTTTATTTCAATCTTTATATTTAGCATTTTTTCATTTTTGTATTTCATTTATATGGTTATCAATTCTTGCTTATACAATAGTTTCTGCAAATGGATTTATTATGAGACCAAATGTAAGAGAAAAATTAGAGCTATTTTCTGGTGCAATTATGGTATTACTTGGATTAAAATTGCTGTTTGAAAAAAGATAA